The Zingiber officinale cultivar Zhangliang chromosome 9A, Zo_v1.1, whole genome shotgun sequence genome window below encodes:
- the LOC122021864 gene encoding UDP-glycosyltransferase 86A2-like gives MEEYSGEVKPHALFVAIPFQGHFTPSANLAVLLAARGFIVTFVTTEAFHQQILASSVTGADVFAGARSRGLDIRHELVSDGRLQSPAKDERPLHNLAFSLLHLMSPHVEQLIMKLSAGGDRDTPVDVLVADSYFVWPSTLAKRFGIPYVSFWTEPALVFSLFYHLPLLLPPPEDRTATITRVGRIPGVPAIEPRDLVSFFHTPESSSLTLQMIGKAFEEAKAADFVLCNTVEELEAGTVAALQEYYSGARFYSIGPITDFSGGAISTSIFPASDSSRWLDAMPPRSVLYISFGSAVQVSKRDLNEIAGGVLSSGVRFLWVLRHGSEQLPEGFEEASRGRGLVVPWCRQREVLLHPAVGGFLTHCGWNSVLESMWCGVPMLCFPQAADQPTNRKLVVEVRAGIDIGGAGEVVRAEVAKAIDGLMGGEVGGEVRREMERVRKVLVSAVAPDGSSSRNITRFVEELTRDLSEKKIRS, from the exons ATGGAGGAATATTCCGGCGAGGTTAAGCCCCACGCCCTCTTCGTGGCTATCCCCTTCCAAGGCCACTTCACGCCCTCCGCCAACCTCGCCGTCCTGCTCGCCGCCCGGGGTTTCATCGTCACCTTCGTCACCACCGAAGCCTTCCACCAGCAGATCCTCGCCTCCAGCGTCACCGGCGCCGATGTCTTCGCCGGCGCTCGCTCTCGCGGCCTCGACATCCGCCACGAGCTCGTCAGCGACGGCCGCCTCCAGTCCCCCGCCAAAGACGAGCGGCCACTCCACAACCTGGCCTTCTCCCTTCTCCACCTCATGTCCCCCCACGTCGAGCAGCTGATAATGAAGCTCTCAGCCGGCGGCGACAGAGATACCCCCGTCGACGTACTCGTCGCCGACTCCTACTTCGTGTGGCCCTCCACCTTGGCCAAGCGCTTCGGGATCCCCTACGTCTCCTTCTGGACCGAGCCGGCCCTCGTCTTCTCCCTCTTCTACCACCTTCCCCTGCTCCTGCCACCGCCGGAGGACCGCACCGCAACCATCACCCGCGTGGGCCGTATCCCCGGCGTGCCGGCGATCGAGCCGAGAGACCTCGTCTCCTTCTTCCACACCCCCGAGTCCTCGTCGCTGACGCTCCAAATGATCGGGAAGGCGTTCGAGGAGGCGAAGGCTGCCGACTTCGTGCTCTGCAACACCGTCGAGGAGCTCGAAGCCGGCACCGTTGCGGCGCTGCAAGAATACTACTCCGGCGCCCGTTTCTACTCCATCGGCCCCATCACGGACTTCTCCGGCGGCGCAATCTCAACGAGCATCTTCCCCGCGTCGGACAGCTCCCGGTGGCTGGACGCGATGCCGCCGCGCTCAGTGCTCTACATCTCTTTCGGCAGCGCAGTCCAAGTGAGCAAAAG GGATTTGAATGAGATCGCCGGCGGCGTGTTAAGCAGCGGAGTCAGATTCCTGTGGGTGCTTCGGCATGGATCAGAGCAGCTCCCGGAGGGATTCGAGGAGGCGAGCCGCGGGCGGGGATTGGTGGTGCCGTGGTGCCGGCAGAGGGAGGTGCTGCTCCACCCGGCGGTGGGCGGGTTCTTGACGCACTGCGGTTGGAACTCGGTGTTGGAGAGCATGTGGTGCGGCGTGCCGATGCTCTGCTTCCCTCAGGCGGCGGACCAGCCGACGAACAGGAAGCTGGTGGTGGAGGTGAGGGCGGGAATCGATATCGGCGGCGCCGGTGAGGTCGTCAGGGCGGAGGTGGCGAAGGCGATCGATGGATTGATGGGCGGCGAGGTGGGAGGTGAGGTGAGGAGGGAGATGGAGAGGGTGAGGAAGGTTTTGGTGAGTGCAGTGGCTCCAGACGGTTCATCTTCCAGGAACATCACTCGGTTTGTCGAAGAACTGACCAGAGACTTGTCGGAGAAGAAGATTCGGAGTTAG
- the LOC122020729 gene encoding delta(24)-sterol reductase-like — MPDLQKPLVPPKRKKIWVDYLVQFRWIVVIFVVLPASFLMYFSLYLGDVKSAMKSEKRRQKQHDEDVKKVVNRLKQRDPKKDGLVCTARKPYIAVGMRNVDYKRARHFEVDLSAFRNILEIDKERMIAKVEPLVNMGQITRYTVPMNLALAVVAELDDLTVGGLINGYGVEGSSHIYGLFSDTVVAMEVVLANGQVVRCTKDNEYSDLFYGIPWSQGTLGLLVSAEIKLIPIKEYMRVTYTPFRGKLKEIAQAYADSFAPRDGDPAKVPDFVEGMIYNPTESVLMTGRYASTEEAKKKGNAINNIGWWFKTWFYQHAQTALKRGEFVEYIPTREYYHRHTRSLYWEGKLILPFADQWWFRFLLGWIMPPKVSFLKATQGDAIRNYYHDHHVIQDLLVPLYKVGDTFEYVHREMEVYPIWFCPHRLFKLPVRTMVYPEPGFDHHHRQGDTSYAQMFTDIGLYYAPGPVLRGEEFDGAQAVRNLEQWLIQNHGFQPQYSVSELTEKNFWRMFDGSHYEHCRQKYGAVGTFMGVYYKCKKGKKTEKEVQDAESEILEPAYAEEA, encoded by the exons ATGCCTGATTTGCAGAAACCTCTCGTACCGCCCAAGCGAAAGAAAATTTGGGTGGACTATCTGGTTCAGTTCAGATGGATAGTTGTCATTTTTGTTGTGCTGCCAGCTTCGTTCTTAATGTACTTCAGTTTGTATCTTGGTGACGTGAAATCTGCTATGAAATCGGAAAAGCGTCGCCAGAAACAACATGATGAAGATGTAAAGAAAGTTGTGAATCGGCTCAAGCAGAGAGATCCCAAGAAAGATGGACTTGTGTGCACAGCAAGGAAACCATATATTGCTGTCGGCATGCGTAATGTCGACTACAAACGTGCACGGCATTTTGAGGTCGATCTCTCTGCTTTTAGAAATATACTCGAGATTGATAAAGAGAGGATGATTGCTAAGGTGGAGCCTCTGGTTAACATGGGTCAGATTACTAGATATACAGTTCCCATGAACCTTGCACTAGCAGTGGTTGCCGAGCTTGATGATCTCACTGTAGGAGGACTTATCAATGGATATGGAGTCGAGGGGAGCTCACACATATACGGTCTCTTTTCTGATACAGTTGTTGCCATGGAAGTTGTGCTTGCCAATGGCCAAGTTGTGAGGTGCACCAAGGACAACGAGTACTCGGATCTTTTCTATGGGATTCCTTGGTCTCAAGGAACCTTGGGCCTCTTAGTTTCTGCAGAGATAAAATTAATACCTATTAAGGAATATATGAGGGTTACCTATACTCCTTTCAGAGGAAAGCTAAAGGAAATTGCTCAGGCTTATGCTGATTCGTTTGCGCCCAGAGACGGAGATCCAGCAAAGGTTCCTGACTTTGTCGAGGGAATGATCTATAATCCAACTGAGTCTGTGCTCATGACCGGCAGGTATGCATCGACAGAAGAAGCTAAAAAGAAGGGCAATGCTATTAACAACATAGGCTGGTggtttaaaacttggttttatcAGCACGCGCAGACTGCTCTTAAGAGGGGTGAGTTTGTTGAGTATATTCCCACTAGAGAGTATTACCACAGGCACACAAGATCTTTGTATTGGGAAGGTAAGCTCATCTTGCCATTCGCTGACCAATGGTGGTTCAGATTTCTTTTGGGCTGGATAATGCCTCCTAAGGTTTCTTTCCTCAAGGCCACCCAAGGTGACGCTATTAGAAATTACTACCACGATCATCATGTCATCCAGGATCTCTTGGTTCCTCTGTACAAAGTTGGAGATACTTTCGAGTATGTTCATCGTGAAATGGAG GTCTATCCGATATGGTTCTGCCCTCATCGATTGTTCAAGCTTCCAGTTAGAACTATGGTGTACCCGGAGCCAGGATTTGATCATCATCACCGACAAGGCGACACTAGCTACGCCCAAATGTTTACCGACATCGGTCTGTACTATGCTCCAGGTCCAGTTCTCAGGGGTGAAGAGTTCGATGGTGCACAAGCAGTTCGCAATCTCGAACAGTGGCTGATTCAGAACCATGGTTTCCAGCCTCAGTACTCTGTCTCCGAGCTCACGGAGAAGAACTTTTGGCGGATGTTTGATGGTTCCCACTACGAGCACTGTCGGCAAAAATATGGGGCGGTAGGGACATTCATGGGCGTCTACTACAAAtgcaagaaaggaaagaaaaccgAGAAGGAGGTGCAGGATGCTGAGTCTGAAATCCTCGAACCAGCCTATGCTGAAGAAGCTTAG